One genomic window of Anaerolineae bacterium includes the following:
- the lipA gene encoding lipoyl synthase, which translates to MDINNITDPAADDETRPKRRPPWIKVRAPSGENYEMVRHLMRSKALNTVCEEALCPNIGECWGAGTSTFLMLGDTCTRSCGFCDIKTGRPAAIDWQEPNRIAEAVHRMNLRHVVITSVNRDERKDGGAPIFAMVIRRIRQVHPGCSIEVLIPDFKGNEEALKIVMDTQPEILNHNVETVPRLFRKVQPQDRYEWARATLCNARAMDPLVLTKSGIMVGLGETFDEVVEVMRDLVSWGVSILTIGQYLQPSREHLPIERYYTPEEFDRFKQIGYELGFKWVESGPLVRSSYRAAEQVRELSKLDYIHLREA; encoded by the coding sequence ATCGACATCAACAACATCACTGATCCCGCCGCAGACGATGAAACCCGGCCAAAGCGCCGCCCTCCCTGGATCAAGGTGCGCGCGCCTTCCGGCGAAAACTACGAGATGGTGCGCCATTTGATGCGCAGCAAGGCGCTGAACACCGTCTGCGAAGAGGCGCTATGCCCGAACATCGGGGAATGCTGGGGGGCGGGCACATCAACCTTCCTGATGCTGGGGGATACCTGTACCCGTTCCTGCGGCTTTTGCGACATTAAAACCGGGCGCCCGGCGGCCATTGACTGGCAGGAACCCAACCGTATCGCCGAGGCCGTCCACCGGATGAACCTCCGCCACGTGGTCATCACCAGTGTCAACCGGGATGAGCGCAAAGACGGCGGTGCGCCGATCTTCGCCATGGTCATCCGCCGCATCCGCCAGGTGCACCCCGGCTGCAGCATTGAAGTCCTCATCCCTGACTTCAAGGGCAATGAAGAAGCCCTGAAGATCGTCATGGACACCCAGCCGGAGATTCTCAACCACAACGTGGAAACCGTGCCGCGCTTGTTCCGCAAGGTTCAGCCACAGGATCGCTACGAGTGGGCACGTGCGACGCTCTGCAACGCCCGCGCCATGGACCCGCTGGTCCTGACCAAGAGCGGGATCATGGTCGGGCTGGGCGAGACCTTTGACGAGGTGGTCGAGGTGATGCGCGACCTCGTCTCCTGGGGAGTTAGCATCCTGACAATCGGCCAGTATCTACAGCCCAGCCGCGAGCACCTACCCATCGAGCGCTACTACACCCCGGAAGAATTCGACCGATTCAAGCAGATCGGTTACGAACTGGGTTTCAAGTGGGTAGAAAGCGGCCCGTTAGTGCGCTCTTCGTACCGCGCTGCCGAGCAGGTGCGTGAACTCAGCAAACTGGACTACATCCACCTGCGGGAAGCCTGA
- a CDS encoding TVP38/TMEM64 family protein, producing the protein MVKPVQPPEPAPEQPQQVRWRLIAMAVYVAVSIALYFILAPAIADQQRLQSSIEAAGAWGVLIYVGLYCAQMFVPWLPGAPLDIIGGATFGFWETNLLSTLSASGSGLIIYLIVRRLSLEEIVRRFPNLLDAPWRLVKLIKRQPWSLVAVNMLTGDVAYFVAGSAGVSLPFTLLLLGVMRIPSVMVGSALGAGIISNVVQQKLDIMVAIASVVTIVGLSIGFAIARKLLPGWLHRLEQAANDSAGRPSGDQ; encoded by the coding sequence ATGGTCAAACCGGTACAACCGCCTGAGCCAGCCCCTGAACAACCGCAACAGGTGCGCTGGCGTCTTATCGCGATGGCCGTCTATGTAGCGGTTTCCATCGCCCTGTACTTCATCCTGGCCCCGGCCATCGCCGATCAACAACGGCTGCAGAGCAGTATTGAGGCAGCGGGAGCCTGGGGCGTGCTGATCTATGTCGGCCTGTACTGCGCCCAGATGTTTGTTCCGTGGCTGCCGGGCGCGCCCCTGGACATCATCGGCGGGGCGACCTTCGGCTTCTGGGAGACTAACCTCCTCTCCACCCTCTCAGCGTCGGGCAGCGGGCTGATCATCTACCTGATCGTCCGCCGCCTGAGCCTGGAGGAGATCGTCCGGCGTTTTCCTAACCTGCTGGATGCCCCCTGGCGCCTGGTCAAACTGATCAAGCGACAGCCCTGGTCGCTGGTTGCTGTCAACATGCTGACCGGCGACGTGGCCTATTTTGTCGCCGGTTCGGCTGGGGTATCGTTGCCCTTTACCCTGCTCCTGCTCGGTGTGATGCGCATTCCTAGCGTCATGGTTGGCTCGGCCCTCGGCGCGGGCATTATTTCTAATGTTGTTCAGCAAAAACTCGATATAATGGTAGCCATTGCCTCCGTGGTCACCATTGTCGGGCTGTCGATCGGCTTTGCCATCGCCCGCAAGTTGTTGCCCGGCTGGTTGCACCGGCTGGAACAGGCAGCCAACGATTCCGCCGGGCGGCCCTCCGGTGACCAGTAA
- the mutY gene encoding A/G-specific adenine glycosylase, translating into MMNPFSADLLRWFRANGVDLPWRRVRDPYTVWVSEIMLQQTQVQTVIGYFERFVARFPTVEALAAAPLDDVLKLWEGLGYYGRARSLHRAAQEVMARWGGVLPRTAHDLQTLPGIGRYTAGAIASLAYGEDVPVLDGNVIRILTRLYNITDDVAQPATVERLWQLAGSLVPPGEAGPYNEALMELGRVICRSRRPVCGQCPLQHHCQAYRAGVQDQRPVKSRRAAIPHYNVAAGVISGVEQDRFLIARRRPGGLLGGLWEFPGGKQEDGETLPETLVRELKEELGIIVEVGEFLVRVRHAFTHFRITLDAYHCRHIAGEPRPLGVADFAWVTLEEMADYAFGKADRQIIAALQAQAGRLL; encoded by the coding sequence ATGATGAATCCTTTTTCTGCTGATCTGTTGCGCTGGTTTCGCGCTAATGGGGTGGACCTCCCCTGGCGGCGTGTGCGCGATCCGTACACGGTCTGGGTTTCGGAGATTATGCTCCAGCAGACGCAGGTGCAGACCGTGATCGGCTACTTCGAGCGTTTTGTGGCACGTTTTCCTACAGTGGAGGCCCTGGCTGCCGCGCCGCTGGACGATGTGTTGAAGCTGTGGGAGGGGCTGGGCTACTACGGGCGGGCGCGCAGCCTGCATCGCGCCGCGCAGGAGGTGATGGCCCGCTGGGGCGGTGTATTGCCGCGCACGGCCCACGACCTGCAAACGCTGCCGGGGATTGGCCGCTATACCGCCGGTGCTATTGCCAGTCTGGCCTATGGTGAGGATGTGCCTGTCCTTGATGGGAATGTGATCCGCATTCTGACACGGTTGTACAATATCACTGATGATGTCGCGCAACCTGCCACGGTGGAGCGGTTGTGGCAACTGGCCGGGTCGCTGGTGCCGCCGGGAGAAGCCGGTCCGTACAACGAGGCATTGATGGAACTGGGCCGCGTGATCTGCCGGTCGCGCCGTCCTGTGTGTGGTCAGTGCCCGTTGCAACACCATTGTCAGGCTTACCGGGCTGGCGTACAGGATCAGCGTCCGGTAAAGAGCCGCCGCGCCGCGATCCCGCACTACAATGTGGCGGCAGGGGTCATCTCCGGGGTGGAGCAAGATCGCTTTCTGATCGCCCGGCGGCGGCCCGGCGGTCTGCTGGGTGGGTTGTGGGAGTTTCCCGGCGGCAAGCAGGAAGATGGTGAGACCCTGCCGGAAACGCTGGTGCGCGAACTGAAGGAAGAGCTGGGCATCATCGTGGAAGTAGGCGAGTTTCTGGTGCGGGTCCGGCACGCCTTCACACACTTCCGCATCACGCTCGACGCCTATCATTGCCGCCATATCGCCGGGGAACCGCGCCCGCTGGGGGTGGCGGATTTTGCCTGGGTGACGCTGGAGGAGATGGCTGATTATGCGTTTGGTAAGGCGGACCGGCAGATCATCGCCGCGCTGCAGGCGCAGGCCGGGCGGTTGCTGTGA